The Prevotella sp. oral taxon 299 str. F0039 genome has a segment encoding these proteins:
- a CDS encoding biotin--[acetyl-CoA-carboxylase] ligase — MKIHIDYIDKTESTNSYFSQQSAPPSNLMKVIVARAQSAGRGQGSNSWESEEGKNLTFSLDITRPQVPLHLNFYLSIIVALAIHDALSRYSKDITLKWPNDVYYKDKKISGTLIETSVNSQIITRCIFGIGINVNQKEFVSDAPNPISLINIINNETKLSIVLAKTLKAFRKYYDQLRLGYYNSVKLQYMNVLYRSKGIFPYRDKDGLFEAEIVGIKDNGHLCLKDTEGRVREYEQKEVQFVLPQ, encoded by the coding sequence ATGAAGATTCACATTGATTACATTGACAAAACAGAATCAACAAACAGTTATTTTTCTCAACAGTCTGCTCCTCCAAGCAATTTAATGAAAGTGATAGTTGCTCGTGCTCAAAGCGCAGGAAGAGGTCAAGGAAGCAACTCTTGGGAGAGTGAAGAGGGTAAAAACCTCACCTTTTCGCTTGATATCACCCGCCCACAGGTGCCTCTTCATCTCAATTTTTATTTGTCAATTATTGTCGCTTTGGCTATTCATGATGCTTTAAGTCGTTACTCTAAAGATATAACTCTTAAGTGGCCCAATGATGTTTACTATAAAGATAAAAAGATTAGCGGTACACTTATCGAAACAAGTGTCAACTCTCAAATCATCACTCGTTGTATTTTTGGCATTGGAATCAATGTTAACCAAAAAGAATTTGTTAGTGATGCACCCAACCCCATTTCGCTTATCAACATCATTAACAACGAAACCAAGCTTTCAATAGTATTGGCAAAGACCTTAAAAGCTTTCCGAAAATATTACGATCAGTTGCGCCTTGGATATTATAACTCAGTAAAATTGCAATATATGAACGTGCTATATCGTTCTAAAGGCATCTTCCCTTACCGAGATAAAGATGGATTATTCGAAGCAGAAATTGTGGGAATAAAAGATAACGGACATCTTTGTTTGAAAGATACAGAAGGAAGAGTGAGAGAATATGAACAAAAAGAAGTGCAATTTGTGCTCCCTCAATAA
- a CDS encoding YraN family protein, which yields MAKHNELGHWGEALAAKFLENKGYSICERDWHYGKRDIDIIAFNPQHNILVFVEVKTRTDETITHPTQAVDKRKIKNIAIAANTYVKERNISYELRFDIISVIGHNEHNAKIEHIEDAFNPMLI from the coding sequence ATGGCAAAACATAACGAGCTAGGACACTGGGGCGAAGCTTTGGCGGCGAAATTCTTAGAGAATAAAGGCTACAGTATTTGTGAAAGAGATTGGCATTATGGTAAACGTGACATCGATATCATTGCCTTTAATCCACAACACAACATCCTTGTTTTCGTAGAAGTCAAAACAAGAACCGACGAAACGATCACTCACCCAACTCAAGCCGTAGACAAAAGAAAGATAAAAAACATTGCAATTGCAGCCAATACTTATGTTAAAGAGCGCAATATTAGCTATGAATTACGATTCGATATCATATCCGTTATAGGGCATAACGAACACAATGCCAAGATAGAACATATTGAAGATGCGTTTAACCCCATGTTAATATAA
- a CDS encoding nucleoside deaminase, whose protein sequence is MIEQQVKGDEWFMTKALEQAQLALEAGEIPVGAVVVAKDKIIARSHNLTEMLCDVTAHAEMQAITSGTNSLGGKYLNECTLYVTLEPCVMCAGAIGWSQLGRLVYGASDDKRGFMRFAPNALHPKTKVTKGVMEEECKTIIQNFFRSKR, encoded by the coding sequence ATGATTGAACAGCAAGTGAAAGGTGATGAGTGGTTTATGACTAAGGCTTTGGAACAAGCTCAGCTTGCTTTAGAGGCAGGAGAGATACCTGTTGGAGCTGTGGTTGTGGCTAAAGATAAGATTATTGCACGCTCGCATAACCTTACTGAGATGCTTTGTGATGTCACTGCTCATGCCGAAATGCAGGCCATTACATCTGGAACAAACTCGTTAGGAGGTAAGTATTTAAACGAATGCACATTATATGTAACGCTGGAACCATGCGTTATGTGCGCTGGAGCGATAGGTTGGTCGCAGCTAGGACGCCTTGTTTATGGTGCAAGTGACGACAAACGAGGTTTTATGCGCTTTGCTCCTAATGCCTTACACCCTAAGACTAAGGTGACGAAAGGGGTGATGGAAGAAGAATGTAAGACGATTATTCAAAACTTTTTCAGAAGTAAACGATAA
- the ribH gene encoding 6,7-dimethyl-8-ribityllumazine synthase, translated as MATALRNLSSYDAATVPDASNMCFGIVVSEWNPEITGALLEGAVNTLEKHGAIPENIHVKTVPGSFELIYGAHQMVLNGGYDALIVLGSVIKGDTPHFDYICQGVTTGIARLNTTSEIPIIYGLLTTDNLQQALDRAGGKLGNKGDECAVDAIKMAKF; from the coding sequence ATGGCAACAGCATTAAGAAACTTATCAAGCTATGATGCGGCTACAGTTCCAGACGCTAGTAATATGTGTTTCGGTATAGTTGTATCAGAATGGAATCCTGAAATCACAGGAGCTTTATTAGAAGGTGCGGTAAATACGCTTGAGAAACATGGTGCAATTCCTGAGAATATCCATGTAAAAACAGTTCCAGGAAGCTTCGAATTGATCTATGGAGCACATCAAATGGTTCTCAATGGAGGATATGATGCACTCATAGTGTTAGGCTCTGTAATCAAAGGAGATACGCCTCACTTCGATTATATCTGCCAAGGTGTAACCACAGGAATAGCTCGTTTGAATACAACTAGCGAGATTCCCATTATCTATGGCTTATTAACTACCGACAATTTGCAGCAAGCTTTAGACAGAGCTGGCGGTAAATTAGGTAACAAAGGTGACGAATGTGCAGTAGATGCGATAAAGATGGCTAAATTTTAA
- a CDS encoding tetratricopeptide repeat protein, whose protein sequence is MVNKKENAASNMAETLTSSEVFMLKYKKHIVIAVVALIVLVAGFFLYKNYVSAPREEKASTELAKGQELFGMQQFEQALNGDGATFSGFVKIANDYSSTDAGNLAKLYAGLCYANLNKWNEAVKYLDSYSPGNDAMVSPAAIAALGNAYAHVGKIDEAINALKKAADKADSKSEDGTNNSLSPTFLLQAGQLLESQNKKADALKVYQDIKKKYVNSAIVQSQEIDKYIERASL, encoded by the coding sequence ATGGTAAACAAAAAAGAAAACGCTGCTAGCAATATGGCAGAAACGCTTACTTCATCAGAAGTATTTATGCTAAAATATAAAAAGCATATTGTAATTGCCGTTGTAGCACTTATCGTTCTTGTTGCAGGTTTCTTCCTTTACAAGAACTATGTATCAGCTCCTCGTGAAGAAAAGGCAAGCACAGAACTTGCAAAAGGTCAAGAACTATTTGGAATGCAACAATTCGAACAAGCGTTAAATGGCGATGGTGCCACCTTTAGTGGCTTCGTTAAGATTGCAAATGATTATAGTTCAACAGACGCAGGCAATCTTGCTAAGCTTTATGCAGGTCTTTGTTACGCTAATTTAAATAAATGGAACGAAGCTGTTAAGTATCTTGATAGCTACTCACCAGGCAACGATGCAATGGTAAGTCCAGCAGCAATCGCAGCTTTAGGTAACGCTTATGCACACGTAGGAAAGATAGATGAAGCTATTAACGCATTGAAGAAAGCAGCAGACAAGGCAGATAGCAAGTCTGAAGATGGCACAAACAACAGTCTTTCTCCAACTTTCTTACTTCAAGCAGGACAGCTACTTGAAAGCCAAAACAAAAAGGCTGACGCTTTAAAAGTTTATCAAGACATCAAGAAAAAATATGTAAACTCGGCTATTGTTCAAAGCCAAGAGATTGATAAATATATCGAACGAGCTTCTTTATAA
- a CDS encoding DNA replication/repair protein RecF: MILKKITLLNYKNIEDITLDLSPKMNCFIGHNGVGKTNMLDAVYYLSFCRSSSNTVDSQVMMHDKDFFVLEGLYTNEANDEELIYCGMKRGSKKHFKRNKKEYKRLSQHIGFIPLVFVSPSDVALIEGPSEDRRRFLDIVISQLDVTYMEALLRYSKALQQRNALLKQENEPDNTLISLFEEEMAEQGTIVYQKRLAFVENFIPVFQQIYQQISGGKETVSLNYISHCQRGDLLEVIQRDRFKDRAVGYSLHGIHRDDLEMLLGGYQMKKEGSQGQNKTFVLALKLAQFDFLKRTASKTTPLLLLDDIFDKLDANRVERIVNLVANDSYGQIFITDTNRDHLDSILKMGNFDYKLFHVDNGQITIKQEA; the protein is encoded by the coding sequence ATGATTTTAAAGAAGATAACGCTTCTTAATTATAAAAATATTGAAGATATAACGCTCGATTTATCGCCTAAGATGAATTGTTTTATAGGTCATAATGGTGTAGGAAAAACCAATATGCTCGATGCTGTTTATTATCTTTCATTTTGTCGAAGCTCTTCTAATACTGTAGATTCGCAAGTAATGATGCACGATAAGGATTTCTTTGTGCTCGAAGGACTATACACTAATGAGGCGAATGATGAGGAATTGATTTATTGTGGCATGAAAAGAGGCTCGAAAAAGCATTTTAAACGTAACAAAAAAGAATACAAACGATTGTCGCAACACATCGGTTTCATTCCCTTAGTTTTTGTTTCTCCATCAGATGTAGCCCTTATTGAAGGACCAAGTGAAGACCGAAGACGTTTCCTTGATATTGTTATTTCGCAACTCGACGTTACTTATATGGAGGCACTTCTTCGCTATTCTAAAGCATTGCAACAGCGAAATGCACTACTGAAACAAGAGAATGAGCCCGATAATACATTGATTTCGCTTTTTGAAGAAGAGATGGCAGAGCAAGGAACCATTGTTTATCAAAAGCGATTGGCGTTTGTTGAGAATTTTATACCTGTGTTTCAGCAGATTTATCAGCAGATATCTGGAGGAAAAGAAACTGTTAGTTTGAATTATATTTCGCATTGTCAGAGAGGTGATTTACTTGAAGTCATTCAACGAGATCGCTTTAAAGACCGTGCCGTTGGCTATTCATTACATGGCATTCATCGTGATGATTTAGAGATGTTACTTGGTGGTTATCAGATGAAAAAAGAGGGAAGTCAAGGTCAAAACAAAACTTTTGTGTTGGCATTAAAGCTTGCTCAGTTCGATTTTCTAAAGCGAACCGCCTCTAAAACCACGCCTCTTTTATTGTTAGACGATATCTTCGACAAGTTAGATGCTAACAGAGTGGAGCGCATTGTTAATCTTGTAGCCAACGATAGCTATGGACAAATTTTCATAACCGACACCAATAGAGATCATCTTGATTCGATTTTGAAAATGGGAAACTTTGATTATAAGTTGTTTCATGTAGATAACGGGCAAATAACTATTAAGCAAGAGGCATAA
- a CDS encoding DUF721 domain-containing protein — MFKKQAKQIHEILGQYLRRSGLETPLLQHRVVDAWDEIVGNVVAKYTTEKYIYNQTLHVKIVNPAVRHDLLMRRTDLIKALNEAAGGNFVITDIRIH; from the coding sequence ATGTTTAAGAAACAAGCGAAACAAATACATGAAATTCTGGGGCAATATCTAAGAAGAAGCGGACTCGAAACGCCTCTCTTACAACATAGAGTGGTTGATGCTTGGGATGAAATTGTTGGAAATGTGGTGGCGAAATACACCACAGAGAAGTATATTTACAATCAAACACTGCATGTAAAGATTGTGAATCCTGCTGTAAGACACGATTTGTTGATGCGCAGAACCGATCTTATAAAGGCGTTAAACGAGGCTGCAGGGGGTAATTTTGTGATTACAGATATTCGAATTCATTAG
- a CDS encoding porin family protein, producing the protein MKRFFTSLVITTCALIGYAQQPIGTLNVKPFVGATLTRLQPITDNKMKMNAGVVAGAELEYQLLEKASVSAGVQFLTQGAKKNKSFDDFGNTITKSLYTEYLSIPLTFNYYVISNLAVKAGFEGKILTHSQFANKDITGKNTHNLTKTLNQFLVALPLGVSYEYNHFVLEARYSLPLTKISNGRYMALTSTGEFPLNGNYHTFQITLGYKFKI; encoded by the coding sequence ATGAAAAGATTTTTCACATCATTAGTTATTACCACTTGTGCTCTAATAGGTTATGCGCAACAACCCATAGGCACACTAAACGTTAAACCTTTTGTGGGTGCGACCCTCACAAGGTTACAGCCAATAACCGATAATAAGATGAAAATGAATGCAGGAGTTGTGGCTGGTGCAGAGCTAGAATATCAATTATTAGAGAAAGCTTCGGTTAGTGCTGGAGTGCAATTTTTAACACAAGGCGCAAAAAAAAACAAGAGTTTCGATGACTTTGGCAACACTATTACAAAATCACTCTATACAGAATACCTCTCTATTCCACTTACATTCAACTATTATGTCATTTCTAATTTAGCAGTTAAAGCAGGTTTTGAGGGCAAAATTCTAACCCATTCACAATTTGCCAACAAAGACATAACGGGTAAAAACACGCATAATTTAACAAAAACTCTTAACCAATTCCTTGTTGCATTGCCCCTTGGTGTTTCGTATGAATACAACCATTTTGTGTTAGAAGCACGCTATTCGCTACCTTTAACCAAGATATCTAATGGTCGTTATATGGCTCTAACATCAACAGGCGAATTTCCTTTGAATGGCAATTATCACACCTTCCAAATTACACTTGGCTACAAATTCAAGATTTAA
- a CDS encoding 5-formyltetrahydrofolate cyclo-ligase, whose protein sequence is MNQEKISIRNTIKEQMRHLTTEKVGEMSLAFVPTLLQHPRIKEAQTILLYCALPTEVQTLQLIKELKEMGKNIVLPVVTGETTMEIRMFTDEKDLRKGSFGILEPQGKVLNNLPLIDIAIVPGLAFSADGKRLGRGKGYYDRLLKHIPQCYKIGICFSFQLINHIPTTQYDVMMNEVIAL, encoded by the coding sequence ATGAATCAAGAAAAGATTTCTATTCGAAATACAATTAAAGAACAAATGCGACATCTCACCACCGAAAAAGTGGGCGAGATGTCGCTTGCTTTCGTTCCTACTCTATTGCAACATCCCCGCATAAAAGAGGCACAAACCATTCTTTTATATTGCGCCTTGCCCACCGAAGTGCAAACACTTCAATTGATTAAGGAACTAAAAGAAATGGGGAAAAACATTGTATTACCTGTTGTTACGGGAGAAACGACAATGGAGATAAGGATGTTTACAGACGAAAAGGATTTGAGAAAAGGTTCTTTTGGAATATTAGAACCGCAAGGAAAAGTGTTGAACAATCTGCCATTGATTGACATTGCCATTGTTCCTGGATTGGCTTTCAGTGCAGATGGCAAGCGACTTGGACGTGGAAAGGGCTATTACGATCGCCTGCTTAAACACATCCCACAATGCTATAAAATAGGAATATGCTTCTCATTTCAACTCATCAACCACATTCCCACCACCCAATACGATGTAATGATGAACGAAGTGATTGCCCTTTAA
- a CDS encoding S41 family peptidase, translating to MKLNRNHSNRYMPLLLALCVIIGIIIGTFYANHFSGNRLNIINSGSSRLNNLLHIIDDQYVDDVNIDSLVDKAIPQILGELDPHSVYIPAKDAQATTDELKGSFSGIGVEFVIRQDTINVQNVIENGPSERAGLLAGDKIVAVDGKPFVGKKVTNDEAMRVLKGPKDTKIKISVKRYGHKTPITYTVTRGEIPRKSVSAAYMLNNSVGYIRIKSFGETTYPELLIALAKLSQEGFKELIIDLRDNTGGYLESAIQIANEFLPKNKLIVYTQGRKSPRQEYRSDGHGSYQKMPLVILINEGSASASEILSGAIQDNDRGTIIGRRSFGKGLVQQQIGFQDGSLMRLTIARYYTPSGRSIQKPYTSGNEAAYAQDLISRYQHGEFFSQDSIKHTGPAYHTSIGRKVYGGGGITPDLFVPEDTTNYTSYYKQATMSGLILQYAFNYTDNNRQKLKDLKTVDALNRFLVKQNLVDKFATFADSHGLKRRNLMIQKSYKLIEQFIISRIVYNLLNEEAWTDYINRGDATITKALQVFKEGKSFPQKPVQKPSAVQHKK from the coding sequence ATGAAATTAAACCGAAATCATTCTAATCGCTACATGCCTTTATTACTTGCATTATGCGTTATCATTGGTATTATCATCGGAACATTCTATGCAAACCACTTTTCTGGTAATAGATTAAACATCATTAATTCTGGAAGTAGCCGATTAAACAATCTCCTTCACATAATTGATGACCAATATGTAGACGATGTCAACATTGATTCTTTGGTGGATAAGGCTATTCCTCAAATCTTAGGTGAACTTGATCCACACTCTGTTTACATTCCTGCAAAAGACGCCCAGGCTACAACCGACGAGCTAAAGGGGTCTTTTTCGGGCATAGGAGTTGAGTTTGTTATCCGTCAAGATACCATTAACGTTCAGAATGTCATAGAGAATGGACCATCAGAACGTGCAGGTCTTCTTGCAGGAGACAAGATTGTGGCGGTTGATGGTAAGCCTTTTGTAGGTAAAAAGGTAACCAACGACGAAGCTATGAGAGTGCTTAAAGGTCCCAAAGACACCAAGATTAAAATCTCTGTTAAACGATATGGGCACAAAACCCCTATCACTTACACTGTAACACGTGGCGAAATTCCTCGCAAAAGTGTGTCAGCTGCTTATATGCTCAACAACTCTGTGGGCTATATACGCATCAAAAGTTTTGGAGAAACAACCTATCCCGAATTATTAATCGCCCTTGCTAAGTTGTCACAAGAAGGGTTTAAGGAACTAATTATCGACCTTCGAGACAATACTGGTGGTTATTTGGAAAGCGCAATACAAATAGCTAACGAGTTTTTACCTAAGAATAAGCTCATAGTTTACACGCAAGGACGCAAAAGCCCACGTCAAGAGTATCGCAGTGACGGGCATGGTAGCTACCAAAAGATGCCTCTTGTAATACTCATTAACGAGGGTTCGGCATCCGCTTCTGAGATATTATCAGGTGCAATACAAGATAATGATCGTGGAACAATCATCGGTCGCCGTTCATTTGGAAAGGGATTGGTTCAACAACAAATAGGTTTTCAAGACGGAAGTCTTATGCGTTTAACCATTGCACGCTATTATACTCCCTCAGGAAGATCTATTCAAAAGCCTTATACTTCTGGAAATGAAGCAGCCTATGCACAAGATTTAATATCAAGATACCAACACGGAGAGTTCTTTTCACAAGATAGTATCAAGCACACTGGTCCTGCTTATCACACAAGTATTGGTAGAAAGGTTTACGGAGGCGGTGGTATTACTCCCGACTTGTTTGTTCCTGAAGACACAACCAACTACACTTCATACTACAAACAAGCAACAATGAGCGGTTTAATTTTGCAATATGCATTCAATTATACCGACAACAACCGCCAGAAACTAAAGGATTTGAAAACCGTTGATGCGCTTAATCGCTTCCTTGTTAAACAGAATTTAGTTGATAAGTTTGCAACATTTGCCGACTCTCACGGCTTAAAACGTCGTAATTTGATGATTCAAAAATCGTATAAGTTAATCGAACAATTCATCATTAGCAGAATTGTTTACAACTTATTGAATGAAGAAGCATGGACAGATTACATCAACAGAGGCGATGCAACCATCACCAAAGCTCTGCAAGTGTTTAAAGAGGGTAAATCATTTCCACAGAAACCCGTGCAAAAACCCTCTGCCGTTCAACATAAAAAATAA
- a CDS encoding dCMP deaminase family protein, translating to MTKNTDKQHILDIRYLRMARIWAENSYCERRKVGAIVVKDKMIISDGYNGTPEGFENVCEDSNQITKPYVLHAEANAITKLARSSNNSEGATLYVTASPCIECSKLIIQSGIKRVVYGEKYRLEDGINLLKRAGVDVEYLEVE from the coding sequence ATGACAAAGAATACAGACAAACAGCACATCTTAGATATTCGCTACCTCAGAATGGCACGAATATGGGCAGAAAACAGCTATTGCGAGCGACGTAAAGTTGGAGCAATAGTGGTTAAAGATAAAATGATTATCAGCGATGGGTATAACGGAACACCTGAAGGTTTTGAGAATGTGTGCGAAGATTCGAACCAAATAACAAAGCCTTATGTGCTCCATGCCGAGGCCAATGCAATCACAAAGCTAGCCAGAAGTTCAAATAATAGCGAGGGAGCAACATTATATGTAACTGCATCGCCATGTATAGAATGCTCTAAACTCATTATTCAATCGGGAATAAAAAGGGTTGTTTATGGCGAGAAATACCGTTTAGAAGATGGTATAAACCTTTTGAAAAGAGCTGGAGTAGACGTTGAATATCTCGAAGTAGAATAA
- a CDS encoding M3 family metallopeptidase, with protein MATQDNKNSIANNPFFNDYSTPHNTVPFHLIKLEHYEEAFMEGMKREKEELDKIINNEEEPTFDNTIIYKDETKGEHYYDLLGRASTVFSCMLGAETNDDLDALAQKMSPLLTQHANDMQLNEKLFKRIKHVYEHHRELTTEEETLLQKVYDGFVRSGALLNEEGKEQFRRLSEEASLLSLQFSQNLLKENKAFELHLTNEEDLDGLPESARQMAAHTAQEQNKEGWIFTLDFPSYSPFLTYSTKRELREKLYMAKNTEGIHDNPENNLAICTRLINIRRELAQLLGHDTYADYVLEHRMASSVKNVYKLFNDLISAYKPQAIKELKEVEQLAKEMEGDSFEMQPWDFGYYSHKLQLQKYNIDSEMLRPYFELSKVIEGVFGLANRLYGISFKENNDIPVYHQDVKAYDVFDADGSYLAVFYADFHPRKGKQGGAWMTEFQGQWITRKGENIRPHVSVVMNFTKPTPQKPALLTLGEVETFLHEFGHSLHGMFANTRFGSLSGTNVWWDFVELPSQFMENYATEKEFLRTFAYHFESKEPIPDELIDRIIKSKNYLSAYGCLRQVSLGLLDMAYYTQKDEFKEDIIAFEKDAWKDAIITKQLPNTCMTTQFSHIISGGYAAGYYSYKWAEVLDADAFSLFKKNGIFDKSTALSFRENVLSKGGTEHPMILYKRFRGQEPTIDALLERNGIKKN; from the coding sequence ATGGCAACACAAGATAATAAGAACTCAATAGCGAATAATCCTTTTTTTAATGATTATTCCACTCCACATAACACCGTTCCATTCCACCTTATCAAGCTAGAACACTACGAAGAAGCTTTCATGGAGGGAATGAAAAGAGAGAAAGAAGAACTTGATAAGATTATAAACAATGAGGAAGAGCCTACTTTCGACAATACTATCATATATAAAGACGAAACTAAAGGTGAGCATTATTACGACTTATTAGGACGTGCTTCTACTGTATTTTCGTGTATGTTAGGCGCAGAAACAAACGACGATCTCGATGCTTTAGCTCAAAAGATGAGTCCTCTTCTCACCCAACATGCTAATGATATGCAGCTGAACGAAAAGCTTTTCAAACGCATTAAGCATGTATATGAACACCATAGAGAGCTTACTACTGAAGAAGAAACATTGCTTCAGAAGGTTTATGATGGCTTTGTTAGAAGTGGTGCTCTACTAAATGAAGAAGGAAAAGAGCAGTTTAGACGATTAAGTGAAGAAGCAAGTTTGTTGTCATTGCAATTCTCTCAAAACCTATTAAAAGAGAATAAAGCATTCGAATTGCATCTAACTAACGAAGAAGACCTTGACGGATTGCCCGAAAGTGCACGCCAAATGGCAGCTCATACGGCACAAGAACAAAATAAAGAGGGTTGGATTTTCACCCTAGACTTCCCTAGTTACTCTCCTTTTCTCACCTATTCTACAAAGAGAGAGCTAAGAGAAAAACTCTATATGGCTAAGAATACAGAGGGAATTCACGACAATCCCGAGAACAACTTGGCTATATGTACACGCCTAATCAATATTCGTAGAGAACTAGCTCAATTGCTTGGACACGACACTTATGCTGATTATGTATTAGAACATCGCATGGCAAGTAGTGTAAAAAACGTGTATAAGCTTTTTAATGACCTTATTTCAGCTTACAAGCCACAAGCTATTAAGGAGTTAAAAGAAGTTGAACAGCTTGCAAAAGAAATGGAAGGAGATTCTTTTGAGATGCAACCTTGGGACTTTGGATATTACTCTCACAAGCTACAACTTCAGAAGTACAACATCGATTCAGAAATGCTTCGCCCCTATTTCGAACTCTCTAAGGTAATAGAAGGGGTGTTTGGATTAGCTAATCGTCTATATGGTATCTCATTTAAGGAGAACAATGACATTCCAGTTTACCATCAAGACGTTAAGGCTTACGATGTGTTTGATGCCGACGGAAGCTATCTTGCTGTGTTTTATGCCGACTTCCACCCTCGAAAAGGAAAGCAAGGCGGTGCTTGGATGACTGAGTTCCAAGGTCAATGGATAACTAGAAAGGGCGAAAACATTCGTCCTCATGTCAGTGTTGTGATGAATTTCACTAAGCCAACACCACAAAAACCAGCCTTATTAACGCTTGGCGAGGTTGAAACTTTCTTGCATGAATTTGGTCATTCGCTACATGGAATGTTCGCCAATACACGCTTTGGCAGTTTAAGTGGCACCAATGTGTGGTGGGATTTTGTTGAACTTCCATCTCAATTCATGGAAAACTATGCCACAGAGAAGGAGTTCTTACGTACGTTTGCTTATCACTTCGAGTCTAAAGAACCTATTCCTGACGAATTGATTGATAGAATTATTAAGAGTAAAAACTATCTTTCAGCTTATGGTTGCTTACGTCAAGTGAGCTTAGGGTTATTAGATATGGCATATTACACACAGAAAGACGAGTTCAAAGAAGATATTATCGCTTTTGAGAAAGATGCTTGGAAAGATGCAATCATCACAAAACAACTTCCTAATACTTGTATGACCACCCAGTTCTCTCATATCATTTCGGGTGGATATGCAGCAGGATATTACAGTTATAAGTGGGCAGAAGTGTTAGATGCAGATGCCTTTAGCCTCTTTAAAAAGAACGGAATATTTGATAAAAGCACTGCTCTTAGCTTTAGAGAAAACGTTCTTTCAAAGGGAGGAACAGAACATCCAATGATTTTATACAAGCGTTTTAGAGGACAAGAACCCACTATTGATGCCCTATTAGAACGCAATGGAATTAAAAAGAATTAA
- a CDS encoding Crp/Fnr family transcriptional regulator, which produces MEQSPTSHLKLLALPLFQGITQQELHQLAAHARFHFQKLNSGITFIKEGEACKDLFFLLQGRVEITTSSANHSFMVKEWLETPSVIQPERLLGLSPWFPSTYTTQENSSILSIDKESILSFIEHSFIFRINFMNILSTRIQKMERQQWRPISDSLREKIIRFFEQHVYNIGGKKIFFIKMITLAKEMNVKRIKVSNVLNELQSEHLLKLERGRIIIPALEKLIQKAQI; this is translated from the coding sequence ATGGAGCAGTCGCCGACATCACATCTCAAGCTATTAGCACTGCCCTTGTTTCAAGGAATAACGCAACAAGAGTTACATCAACTTGCTGCCCATGCCCGTTTTCACTTTCAAAAGCTAAATAGTGGCATTACCTTTATAAAAGAAGGAGAGGCTTGTAAGGACTTATTCTTTTTGCTACAAGGAAGGGTTGAGATAACAACTTCGTCGGCAAACCATTCCTTTATGGTGAAAGAATGGCTCGAAACGCCTTCAGTTATACAGCCAGAACGATTACTAGGACTTAGTCCTTGGTTCCCATCTACATACACGACGCAAGAAAATAGCAGTATATTAAGCATTGATAAAGAAAGTATTTTGAGTTTTATAGAACACTCATTTATCTTCCGAATCAACTTTATGAATATCTTATCTACCCGCATTCAAAAGATGGAACGACAGCAATGGCGTCCCATAAGCGATTCATTAAGGGAAAAAATTATTCGTTTTTTCGAACAACATGTATATAATATAGGTGGCAAAAAGATATTCTTCATCAAGATGATTACGCTTGCAAAGGAAATGAATGTAAAGCGAATAAAGGTGTCGAACGTACTAAACGAATTGCAGAGCGAACACCTATTAAAGCTAGAAAGGGGCAGAATAATTATTCCTGCACTTGAAAAACTCATTCAAAAAGCACAAATATAA